The genomic region CGATCTCGTGCACCACGGTGACCTCCGTCTCCGCGACCACGCTCTCCCGGTCCTCGCACATCCGCAAGGTGGGGTTCCGGTAGATCGTGATCCGGTCCGGCAGCACTCCGGCGTACCACTCGCCGCGGTCCGTCAGCGGGGTCCCCTCGTACAGGCCGAGCAGCTCGGGGTCGTCACTGGGCGGCTCGTCCTCGACGAACACCGCCACGTTGTCCATCAGCCGCGTCAGCTCCGGAGGGATCCGGTCCAGGGCCTCTGCGACGAGCTCTTCGAACTCCTCGCGCGTCATCTCCAGCACCGGGCCATTGTCCCCCCGGCAGGTGCACCCCCCGCCTGCCGGGGGAAACCGTTTTGGCGATCGCTCCCCGGATCCCATATGCTTCTCACGTCCCCGACGCGCTGGAAAGTGCCCGGCGGGCCTTTAGCCCTCATCGTCTAGTGGCCCAGGACGCCGCCCTTTCAAGGC from Streptomyces sp. NBC_00190 harbors:
- a CDS encoding metallopeptidase family protein, whose protein sequence is MLEMTREEFEELVAEALDRIPPELTRLMDNVAVFVEDEPPSDDPELLGLYEGTPLTDRGEWYAGVLPDRITIYRNPTLRMCEDRESVVAETEVTVVHEIAHHFGIDDDRLHALGYG